One part of the Dyadobacter sp. 676 genome encodes these proteins:
- a CDS encoding FGGY family carbohydrate kinase has product MQSYFIGIDVGTQGVRVVMLDDAGRSIGSCERVFPLTPHSREEQSPALWWDSVFACLQNLMASVREAINLTTIQAVSVTSTSGTVIPPGRGQ; this is encoded by the coding sequence AGTCATATTTCATAGGAATCGACGTCGGGACGCAGGGTGTGCGGGTGGTAATGCTCGACGACGCGGGCCGCTCGATAGGCAGCTGCGAAAGGGTGTTCCCGCTCACGCCGCATTCGCGCGAGGAGCAGTCGCCGGCGCTGTGGTGGGATTCGGTATTCGCCTGTCTGCAAAACCTGATGGCGTCCGTTCGCGAAGCTATTAACTTAACGACCATCCAGGCAGTATCGGTTACGTCCACATCCGGTACCGTCATCCCCCCTGGACGCGGACAATGA